From a single Sebastes umbrosus isolate fSebUmb1 chromosome 17, fSebUmb1.pri, whole genome shotgun sequence genomic region:
- the LOC119476224 gene encoding zona pellucida-like domain-containing protein 1, whose amino-acid sequence MKLLSFLFLASMVAKSSQLTCQNELRRPEITDIAVECGTSSVSLAIQICPVVYTGYNESLLILNHLFDKPECKGTLDESVTPPVVRFTFPINMTNACGSTFLTTSAAGTGIFADFSNIQTVNVSGVVRSHDPTEGVVTYNAELKYYYSCAYPLEYLINNTQVDVSASSIAVRDNNGSFISTLSMELFSDANYITPLVIPSLGLELRTDVFVQVKAANLTNQYHVLMDRCYASLSPQPTNSTFFNLFVSCSKDQMTTMSENGDSHHARFSFPAFRFVEQQNETVSTYYLHCITRLCEISTCGDFKQCNNRRKRDAQSNGVSEATTLSSAIPIVTRNENSLISKEEAVSSSSDSDSRMGLGIAVGVLTLAVVVVVAVAAVLYRRLRPF is encoded by the exons ATGAAGCTTCTTAGCTTTCTCTTCTTGGCCTCCATGGTGGCCAAGAGCAGTCAGTTAACATGCCAAAATGAACTGAGACGTCCAG AAATCACCGACATCGCAGTTGAATGTGGCACGTCCTCGGTTAGCCTGGCTATCCAGATCTGCCCCGTCGTCTACACCGGCTACAACGAGTCTCTGCTCATCCTCAACCACCTGTTCGACAAGCCAGAGTGTAAAGGAACCTTGGATGAATCCGTCACCCCGCCTGTTGTCAGGTTCACCTTCCCGATCAACATGACCAACGCTTGTGGCAGTACCTTCCTG ACCACCAGTGCAGCTGGCACGGGGATCTTTGCCGACTTCTCCAACATCCAGACGGTTAACGTCAGTGGTGTGGTGCGCTCCCACGATCCAACCGAGGGGGTCGTCACCTATAACGCTGAGCTCAAATATTACTATTCCTGTGCTTACCCTTTGGAGTATCTCATCAACAACACCCAGGTGGACGT GTCAGCGTCCTCCATTGCGGTGAGGGACAACAATGGAAGCTTCATCAGTACTTTAAGCATGGAACTATTCAGT GATGCCAACTACATCACTCCTCTGGTCATACCGTCGCTGGGCTTAGAGCTGAGAACTGACGTCTTTGTCCAGGTCAAAGCAGCCAACTTGACCAATCA GTACCATGTCCTCATGGACCGATGCTACGCTTCGCTCTCTCCTCAACCCACCAACTCCACTTTCTTCAACCTGTTTGTCTC GTGCTCTAAGGACCAGATGACCACCATGAGTGAGAACGGGGACAGCCACCACGCCCGCTTCTCGTTCCCGGCCTTCAGGTTCGTTGAGCAGCAGAACGAGACGGTGTCCACCTACTACCTGCACTGCATCACCAGACTCTGTGAGATCAGCACCTGCGGTGACTTTAAG CAATGTAACAACAGGAGGAAAAGGGATGCTCAGTCCAATGGCGTTTCAGAAGCCACCACGCTGTCCTCAGCTATTCCCATCGTCACCAGGAATGAGAATT cgCTGATATCTAAAGAGGAAG CCGTGTCCAGCAGCAGTGACTCAGACTCCAGGATGGGTCTCGGGATAGCGGTGGGCGTCCTCACTCTGGCCGTCGTCGTGGTTGTAGCTGTGGCAGCTGTCCTCTACAGGAGGCTCAGGCCCTTTTAA